One stretch of Fibrobacter sp. DNA includes these proteins:
- a CDS encoding CBM35 domain-containing protein, with product MFDFSSRFLPVLCALAVCASAAVDQCKPIGWATRSGRSSTAFEVTGGGNAAPITVKTFDDLQKYAKDSSPRVIYIDGTLGNGWSGTSGSRLNITASNKTIIGLKPGTLLKAPIHITNKASNIIVRNIVIQGPGSNADQAWDNLTIEGEAKNIWIDHCEFWDGQDGNADVVKGADNVTFTWCIFGYKKKSTHNLSNLIGSSDNEPVSEGKLNVTYMFNWWKAANQRKPRCRYGNVHVVNNLLTGDASITNGTDVLGISAGHMCTVRTERNVFINENNPIYTGNANGTGVNEVIDNIFTNCTGNTKGTGSSFTPPYDYTGFMLQASEVEAAVKAGAGANLESPTACDAMPPVSSSSAIPVSSSSVEKKAEKAYQAEKGTINGGVIESSNIGFNGEGYVNFDKGGDFTIPVKVDAAGLYKFDIDFSNGSGESRSLTIGVGESREEQAFEATVGWTTWETVSVNLNLAAGENTVKFATLDGKDGPNIDQFGVSLVKALDAAPDTSKKDSSVADSTKSDSTASDKPKHDSTEADTTKPYSIPTLSGVALPQTVFSVSIYGVNGKLVHKLRNVPQATLRNTRELSRGLRAGIYLVQASAPGISKKFFIAVK from the coding sequence ATGTTCGATTTTTCTTCCAGATTTTTGCCTGTGCTGTGCGCGCTTGCGGTTTGTGCGTCTGCGGCTGTTGACCAGTGCAAGCCTATCGGCTGGGCGACCCGTTCGGGCCGTTCGTCCACCGCTTTCGAGGTGACCGGCGGCGGGAATGCTGCCCCCATTACCGTAAAGACTTTTGACGACCTGCAAAAGTATGCCAAGGATTCTTCTCCGCGGGTCATCTACATCGACGGGACTCTCGGAAACGGCTGGAGCGGAACCTCCGGCAGCCGCCTGAACATCACGGCCTCGAACAAGACGATAATCGGTCTCAAACCGGGGACGCTCCTGAAGGCGCCCATCCACATCACGAACAAGGCGTCGAACATTATTGTCCGTAACATCGTCATTCAGGGGCCGGGCAGCAATGCCGACCAGGCGTGGGATAACCTCACCATCGAGGGTGAGGCGAAGAACATCTGGATCGACCACTGCGAATTCTGGGATGGCCAGGACGGCAACGCCGACGTGGTAAAGGGCGCCGACAACGTGACGTTCACCTGGTGCATCTTCGGTTACAAGAAAAAGAGTACGCATAATCTCTCGAACCTCATTGGCAGTTCCGACAACGAGCCCGTGAGCGAGGGCAAGCTGAACGTGACCTACATGTTCAACTGGTGGAAGGCGGCGAACCAGCGCAAGCCTCGTTGCCGCTACGGGAACGTGCATGTGGTGAACAACCTTTTGACGGGAGACGCGAGTATCACGAACGGGACGGATGTGCTCGGAATCTCGGCGGGCCATATGTGCACGGTCCGCACGGAAAGGAACGTGTTCATCAACGAGAACAACCCCATCTACACCGGGAACGCGAACGGCACTGGCGTAAACGAGGTCATCGATAACATCTTTACGAATTGCACGGGAAATACGAAGGGGACGGGATCTTCGTTCACGCCGCCTTACGATTACACGGGCTTCATGCTCCAGGCGAGCGAGGTGGAAGCCGCCGTGAAGGCCGGTGCCGGTGCCAATCTCGAAAGCCCCACCGCCTGCGATGCGATGCCGCCCGTATCCAGTTCTTCAGCGATTCCGGTGAGCTCCAGCAGTGTAGAGAAGAAGGCCGAAAAGGCCTACCAGGCCGAGAAGGGAACTATCAACGGGGGAGTCATTGAAAGCAGCAATATCGGCTTCAACGGCGAAGGCTACGTGAATTTCGACAAGGGCGGCGATTTTACGATTCCCGTGAAGGTGGATGCGGCAGGTCTCTACAAGTTTGATATCGATTTCTCGAACGGCTCGGGAGAATCGCGCTCCCTCACCATTGGCGTCGGGGAATCCCGCGAGGAGCAAGCCTTTGAGGCTACTGTCGGATGGACTACTTGGGAGACAGTCTCGGTGAATCTGAATTTGGCCGCCGGCGAGAATACGGTCAAGTTTGCGACGCTCGATGGCAAGGACGGTCCGAACATCGACCAGTTCGGTGTCTCGCTCGTGAAGGCGCTCGATGCCGCGCCGGACACCTCGAAAAAGGATTCTTCCGTCGCGGATTCGACAAAGAGCGATTCGACCGCGAGCGACAAGCCGAAGCATGACTCGACGGAAGCCGATACAACGAAGCCGTACTCGATCCCGACGCTTTCTGGAGTTGCGCTTCCGCAGACCGTGTTCAGCGTGAGCATTTACGGCGTGAACGGCAAACTCGTTCACAAGTTACGGAATGTTCCCCAGGCGACGCTCCGCAACACGCGCGAACTTTCCAGGGGACTCCGTGCCGGGATTTACCTGGTGCAGGCCTCCGCGCCGGGTATCAGCAAGAAATTCTTTATCGCGGTGAAATAA
- a CDS encoding TraB/GumN family protein has protein sequence MLLRKTLLGLFSVLFLLGCTTTDKNSPKKHMLWKISDSNSSVYLMGSVHFADRSFYPLDTVITNAFDASDELAVELDMSDTAVVKDIAVQTELLGKLEEGKTLAQILPEGLLSSFDSLCLSWYIPSEALYGYKPWAAAMTIGSIAVMRRGFDPRFGIDFFFLHRAHETQKKILALETVEEQVNALAGEGVPDSIGIYYLKSTIRDLRLMDSSITLMMESWKRGDDSLFRTAMYLGEEDGCAEDSLLQAVIDERVYISRNRKMAESITSFLSSDRKVFIVVGAAHMTGRGDNVLKLLRDKGLTVEQY, from the coding sequence ATGTTGTTGAGAAAAACGTTACTCGGTCTTTTCTCGGTGCTGTTCCTTCTGGGGTGCACCACAACCGACAAGAATTCTCCCAAAAAGCATATGCTCTGGAAGATTTCGGACTCGAATTCCAGCGTGTACCTTATGGGGAGTGTCCATTTTGCGGATCGCTCGTTCTATCCGCTGGATACGGTAATAACGAACGCGTTCGATGCCTCCGATGAACTCGCGGTAGAACTTGATATGTCCGACACTGCGGTGGTGAAGGATATTGCAGTGCAAACGGAATTGCTGGGCAAACTGGAAGAAGGCAAAACGCTTGCCCAGATTTTGCCCGAAGGTTTGCTGAGCTCGTTTGACAGCCTCTGCCTTTCTTGGTACATCCCGTCGGAAGCGTTATACGGCTATAAGCCGTGGGCTGCGGCGATGACGATTGGTTCCATCGCTGTCATGAGACGCGGTTTTGATCCCAGGTTTGGAATAGACTTTTTCTTCCTGCATCGCGCTCATGAAACGCAGAAAAAGATTCTTGCGCTTGAAACTGTCGAAGAACAGGTGAACGCCCTTGCGGGTGAAGGCGTTCCGGATTCTATCGGAATATATTACCTGAAATCGACGATAAGGGATTTGCGACTGATGGATTCGTCGATTACGCTGATGATGGAATCCTGGAAAAGGGGGGATGATTCGCTGTTCCGAACCGCCATGTACTTGGGCGAAGAAGATGGATGCGCCGAAGATTCCTTGCTTCAGGCGGTAATCGACGAGCGTGTCTATATATCTCGCAACCGGAAAATGGCGGAATCCATTACCAGTTTCCTTTCGTCAGACCGCAAGGTGTTTATTGTCGTGGGGGCTGCGCACATGACGGGCAGGGGCGATAACGTCCTCAAGTTGCTGCGCGATAAGGGTTTGACCGTAGAACAATACTGA
- the smc gene encoding chromosome segregation protein SMC, protein MQITKLKIFGFKSFAQRTEINFPTKGLTAVVGPNGCGKSNITDAIRWVLGEQKAALLRMSKMQDVIFSGTEERAAMSLAEVSIVIDNSDGTLSSEYSEVIVTRRVHRDGSGEYLINNQECRLRDVHALLFDSGLGSSTYSQMNADMIKAVLSDKADDRRVLFEEAAGVSKYRQQRKEAVRQLERVQTDMERVEDNLRATRRSVRQYETQAEKVEEYKRLTKRLRELDLSVSLDKFEDFIEGLNTLDTSSRRMEHEVESAKTKATELQTKIEEKKLDISEDENAYRDLEREVQAATIELNNLNNDIVRLRDSISSMESSNAKAEEEITRSEQKVGELTQEQGRLEEENAVLGNDSEVDEMNALLERERETLQVMRDKLDDLRQRSRELSNERVTAINKLNSLKGRFERMDAEVSMLQTNLEGWETELGTLRTQKENAERAAADIEQGMEDARNEITNLEEQKSVREERVESLGAELRELQGKAASLKSEEAGLQARIDVLQSVANEGSDASHWLAENKAHLTQGLLSERITATPEYAGLVENALGDVLEATVVDNADNLAEIVSALKSENVGQALMALTSKPRPAFTGAIEGAGVVGPMLNFVQADDVTKAWLGGLLSRYILVESLDAALELSARYGNEDLCFVAPEATVRTAGLVSTGSPTSGTLSRKNEIAEAEASLADVQAKIAQAESDIARIQDNVAEENQMLESLVDDIREKENSLHGGDAAITIQKNTVASCGNRIAQLEEQCNRARTRIEEAESTKNADAELAEAEVNASRAEDEYSRVNDELQEQETMFREKDEDVRELERSALDKSAKLTQNTNRLKNIADQMEFLGNTIRSYRDGIEKNNENIEKLRVDADAIAGQVQEKDSALRELENRRDLAREKYELVAGDLEEWRSEVNRLRDDMIDKMKDLNEIVRRREALQANVDRLKERMLADWDVNLEEPGEIERVEYTQPEADREIREIRAKVKELGPINVNVMEDYEDEKKRLEEVEKQFDDLDRARASLDRTITKLDDIARTRYLETFERIQKNFQFVFSKLFLNGETKMSLVEKLDENGKPMDILDADIEINVRPTGKKMRGIKALSGGEHALTATALLFAIYMEKPSPYCVLDEVDGPLDDANVGRFMALLREFSKQTLFIVVTHNKRTMAEADMLYGVTQEIKGISRIASVQLADATKFAI, encoded by the coding sequence GTGCAGATTACTAAGTTAAAGATTTTTGGATTCAAATCCTTCGCCCAGAGGACGGAAATCAACTTCCCTACGAAGGGCTTAACCGCCGTCGTGGGCCCGAACGGGTGCGGCAAGTCGAATATTACCGACGCCATCCGTTGGGTCTTGGGTGAACAGAAGGCTGCGCTCCTGCGTATGAGCAAGATGCAGGACGTGATTTTCAGCGGTACTGAAGAACGTGCCGCCATGAGCCTTGCCGAAGTTTCCATTGTCATCGACAACAGCGATGGCACGCTTTCTTCCGAATATTCCGAAGTCATCGTAACCCGCCGCGTACACCGCGACGGTTCGGGTGAATACCTCATCAACAATCAGGAATGCCGCCTGCGCGACGTGCATGCGCTCCTGTTCGACTCGGGTCTCGGTTCCAGTACGTATTCGCAGATGAACGCCGACATGATCAAGGCGGTTCTGAGCGATAAGGCGGACGACCGCCGCGTGCTATTTGAAGAGGCCGCCGGCGTGAGCAAGTACCGCCAGCAGAGGAAGGAGGCCGTGCGCCAGTTGGAACGCGTCCAGACGGATATGGAACGCGTGGAAGACAATTTGAGGGCTACGCGCCGCTCGGTGCGTCAGTACGAGACTCAGGCCGAAAAGGTTGAGGAATACAAGAGGCTGACCAAGCGCCTGCGCGAACTGGACCTTTCGGTCAGCTTGGACAAGTTCGAGGATTTCATCGAGGGCCTGAATACGCTCGATACCTCCTCGCGCCGCATGGAGCATGAGGTCGAATCCGCGAAGACGAAGGCGACGGAACTCCAGACCAAGATTGAAGAGAAAAAGCTCGATATCAGCGAAGACGAGAACGCCTACCGCGATTTGGAACGCGAGGTGCAGGCGGCGACCATCGAACTCAACAACCTGAACAACGATATCGTGCGCTTGCGCGATTCGATTTCCTCGATGGAATCTTCCAATGCGAAGGCTGAGGAGGAAATTACCCGCAGCGAGCAGAAGGTGGGCGAGCTTACGCAGGAGCAGGGCCGCCTCGAAGAGGAAAATGCGGTTCTCGGGAACGACAGCGAAGTCGACGAGATGAACGCCCTCCTGGAGCGTGAACGCGAAACCCTGCAGGTTATGCGCGACAAGCTCGACGACTTGCGCCAGAGGTCTAGGGAACTTTCCAACGAACGTGTTACGGCCATCAACAAGCTCAATTCGCTCAAGGGCCGCTTTGAACGCATGGATGCGGAAGTCTCCATGCTGCAGACGAATCTCGAAGGCTGGGAGACCGAACTCGGGACCCTCCGCACGCAGAAGGAAAATGCTGAGCGTGCTGCTGCGGATATTGAACAGGGCATGGAAGATGCCCGCAACGAAATTACGAATTTGGAAGAACAGAAGTCCGTACGCGAGGAACGTGTAGAATCCCTCGGTGCGGAACTGCGCGAATTGCAGGGGAAGGCCGCCTCCTTGAAAAGCGAGGAGGCCGGGCTCCAGGCGCGTATCGACGTCTTGCAGAGTGTCGCGAACGAAGGTTCTGACGCGAGCCACTGGCTTGCCGAGAACAAGGCGCACCTGACGCAGGGACTTCTTTCTGAACGCATTACCGCGACTCCCGAATATGCGGGCCTTGTGGAAAATGCCCTGGGCGACGTGCTCGAGGCGACCGTGGTCGATAATGCGGATAACCTTGCAGAAATCGTTTCTGCCCTCAAGTCCGAAAATGTGGGCCAGGCGCTGATGGCGCTCACGTCCAAACCGCGCCCTGCATTTACGGGAGCCATAGAGGGTGCTGGCGTTGTCGGCCCCATGCTCAATTTTGTGCAGGCGGACGATGTGACGAAGGCTTGGCTCGGCGGGCTCCTTTCCCGCTATATCCTGGTTGAATCCCTCGACGCGGCGCTGGAACTTTCTGCCCGCTATGGCAATGAGGACCTGTGCTTTGTCGCTCCCGAAGCGACGGTACGTACCGCGGGCCTCGTATCTACGGGCAGCCCGACTTCCGGAACGCTCAGCCGCAAGAACGAGATTGCCGAGGCCGAAGCTTCGCTTGCTGATGTGCAGGCCAAAATTGCTCAGGCGGAATCCGATATCGCGAGAATTCAGGACAACGTGGCCGAAGAAAACCAGATGCTCGAATCTCTGGTGGACGATATTCGCGAAAAGGAAAACTCGCTGCATGGCGGGGATGCGGCAATCACCATCCAGAAGAATACTGTCGCCTCCTGTGGGAACCGCATAGCGCAGCTCGAAGAGCAATGCAACCGCGCCCGCACGCGAATCGAAGAAGCCGAAAGCACCAAGAACGCCGATGCGGAACTTGCCGAAGCCGAGGTGAACGCGAGCCGCGCCGAAGACGAATACAGTCGCGTGAACGACGAACTCCAGGAACAGGAGACGATGTTCCGCGAGAAGGACGAGGATGTCCGTGAGCTGGAACGCAGCGCTCTCGACAAGAGCGCGAAACTCACGCAGAACACGAACCGCCTGAAAAACATTGCCGACCAGATGGAATTCCTCGGGAATACGATCAGGTCGTACCGCGATGGAATCGAGAAGAACAACGAAAACATCGAGAAACTCCGTGTCGATGCCGATGCCATTGCCGGCCAGGTGCAGGAAAAGGATTCCGCCCTCCGCGAACTGGAAAATAGGCGTGATTTGGCCCGCGAGAAGTATGAACTCGTAGCGGGTGACCTTGAAGAATGGCGCAGCGAGGTGAACCGCCTCCGCGACGACATGATTGACAAGATGAAGGACCTGAACGAGATTGTCCGCCGTCGCGAAGCTTTGCAGGCGAATGTGGACCGCCTCAAGGAACGCATGCTTGCCGATTGGGACGTGAATCTCGAGGAACCTGGCGAAATTGAACGCGTGGAATACACGCAGCCCGAAGCTGACCGCGAAATTCGTGAAATCCGCGCGAAGGTGAAGGAACTCGGGCCCATCAACGTGAACGTGATGGAAGATTACGAAGACGAGAAGAAGCGCCTGGAAGAAGTCGAAAAGCAGTTCGACGATTTGGACCGTGCACGCGCCTCGCTCGACCGCACGATTACGAAACTCGACGATATCGCTCGTACGCGCTACCTTGAAACGTTTGAACGCATCCAGAAGAACTTCCAGTTCGTGTTCAGCAAGCTGTTCCTGAATGGCGAAACCAAGATGAGCCTCGTGGAAAAGCTTGACGAGAACGGCAAGCCGATGGATATCCTCGATGCGGATATCGAAATTAACGTGCGTCCGACCGGAAAGAAGATGCGCGGTATCAAGGCGCTTTCCGGTGGTGAACACGCTTTGACTGCGACGGCACTGCTGTTCGCCATCTACATGGAAAAGCCTTCGCCGTACTGTGTGCTGGACGAAGTTGACGGCCCGCTGGACGATGCGAACGTGGGCCGCTTTATGGCGCTTCTCCGTGAATTCAGCAAGCAGACCTTGTTCATCGTGGTGACCCATAACAAGCGTACCATGGCCGAAGCAGACATGCTCTACGGTGTGACCCAGGAAATCAAGGGTATTTCCCGCATCGCTAGCGTTCAGCTCGCCGACGCAACAAAATTTGCGATTTAA